Proteins encoded by one window of Danaus plexippus chromosome Z, MEX_DaPlex, whole genome shotgun sequence:
- the LOC116777486 gene encoding glutamate dehydrogenase, mitochondrial-like, with amino-acid sequence MFFIQLKNALKSPVINRNRLNRIFVRNYEIPKHLQAVMEDPNPSFYRMVEYFYHFAVKVVEPALFEYLKKHAHFSEKKRKQRVAGILKVMGSCNSSLQFEFPLQRKNGDYEIVQGYRSQHSVHRLPCKGGIRFSDQVDLEEVKALAALMTYKCACSNIPFGGAKGGVAIDPKKYTVAELQRITRRYTLELAKKNYIGAGIDVPAPDVNTSGREMSWIVDTYIKTLGFHDLNAAACVTGKPINGGGIHGRVEATGRGVFLCTTIFIQDPEWMKLIGLEPGYKNKTAIIQGYGNVGSYAAMYLEEQGVKVTGVLEYDCNLKNENGINTKELHAYKTKNRGSAKGFSGATECGPELLYEKTDILVVAAMEKAITVKNADKLNCKILSEGANGPTTPAADVILRKKNILVLPDLLANAGGVCVSYFEFLKNLNHVSFGKLSIKFWRDSNTALLDSVEQSLKNSNISAKIAPTKTFASMIAGASEEQIVNSGLEYTMENACRNVKRTALKHNLGLDVRTAAYITSIEKIFVTYDEHGLAL; translated from the exons atgttttttattcaattaaaaaacgCTTTAAAATCGCCTGTGATAAATAGAAACAggttaaatagaatattcgTTAGGAATTATGAAATACCAAAGCACTTGCAAGCGGTCATGGAAGATCCCAATCCCAGTTTTTATCGGATGGTCGAATACTTCTATCATTTTGCGGTAAAAGTCGTTGAGCCGGCTCTGTTCgaatatctaaaaaaacatGCTCACTTCTCCGAAAAGAAGAGAAAACAGAGGGTTGCGGGTATTTTAAAG gtGATGGGTTCCTGTAATAGTTCCCTCCAGTTCGAATTTCCGCTTCAGCGTAAAAATGGCGATTACGAGATCGTGCAAGGGTATCGTTCGCAGCATAGCGTCCATCGCCTACCGTGCAAAGGAG GTATCAGATTTTCGGACCAAGTTGACTTAGAGGAAGTTAAAGCTCTCGCTGCTCTGATGACATACAAGTGCGCCTGCTCCAACATCCCGTTTGGTGGAGCTAAAGGAG gagTTGCAATCGATCCGAAGAAGTACACAGTAGCCGAATTACAGCGAATCACTCGCCGGTATACTCTGGAGTTGGccaagaaaaattatattg GTGCGGGTATCGACGTTCCCGCTCCAGACGTGAATACGTCCGGCAGAGAAATGTCTTGGATTGTTGACACCTATATCAAAACTTTGG GTTTCCACGACTTGAATGCCGCGGCTTGTGTAACTGGTAAGCCTATCAATGGCGGAGGCATTCACGGCCGCGTGGAAGCAACCGGTCGCGGAGTGTTTCTTTGCACCACCATATTCATCCAGGACCCTGAATGGATGAAGCTCATTGGTTTGGAACCTGGGTATAAG AACAAAACGGCCATAATTCAGGGATATGGTAATGTGGGCAGTTACGCTGCTATGTATCTTGAAGAGCAAGGAGTAAAAGTCACCGGAGTTCTCGAATATGATTGTAATTTGAAAAACGAAAATGGAATCAATACAAAG GAGCTTCATGCGTACAAAACAAAGAATAGGGGAAGCGCTAAAGGCTTTTCTGGCGCAACGGAATGTGGACCTGAATTGCTCTACgaaaaaactgatattttaGTGGTGGCCGCTATGGAGAAAGCAATAACAGTGAAAAATGCTGACAAGCTGAATTGTAAA ATATTAAGTGAGGGAGCAAATGGTCCAACAACGCCTGCTGCTGACGTAATCCTTCGAAAGAAAAACATCTTGGTTTTACCGGACTTGCTGGCCAATGCTGGTGGCGTCTGCGTGTCTTACTTTGAATTCCTCAAAAATCTAAACCACGTCAGCTTCGGGAAACTGAGCATAAAGTTTTGGAGGGATTCAAATACTGCTTTACTAG ATTCTGTTGAACAATCGCTGAAGAATAGTAATATCAGTGCTAAAATTGCGCCAACGAAAACTTTTGCGTCGATGATTGCCGGGGCTTCGGAGGAACAGATTGTTAACTCTGGCCTGGAATACACAATGGAGAACGCTTGTCGC AATGTAAAAAGAACAGCTCTAAAACACAATCTGGGGCTGGACGTGAGGACCGCGGCCTACATCACATCGATTGAGAAGATCTTTGTCACTTATGATGAACACGGCTTGgcattataa